The Clostridioides sp. ES-S-0010-02 genome window below encodes:
- a CDS encoding dipicolinate synthase subunit B: MRLEGLTIGVGFTGSFCTYDKIFIELENLVKAGANVHTIFSDVSQNIDCRFGNSEEFMKKAYELTGNKPIVTIEEAEPFGPKGIADIIIIAPCTGNTAAKLANGITDSPVLMAAKGHLRNDKPLVVSISTNDALSFNFKNIGTLLNSKNIYFVPFGQDNCNAKPNSMIAHTELIIPTIELALDNKQLQPVIKSPHQ, encoded by the coding sequence ATGAGACTTGAAGGACTTACAATTGGAGTAGGATTTACTGGTTCGTTTTGTACTTATGATAAAATATTTATAGAGTTAGAGAATTTGGTAAAAGCAGGAGCAAATGTACACACTATATTTTCAGATGTATCACAAAATATAGATTGTAGATTTGGAAATTCTGAGGAATTTATGAAAAAAGCATATGAACTGACAGGAAATAAACCTATTGTTACAATTGAAGAAGCAGAACCATTTGGACCTAAAGGAATTGCTGATATTATAATAATAGCCCCTTGTACTGGAAATACTGCTGCTAAGCTAGCAAATGGCATTACAGACTCTCCAGTATTGATGGCAGCAAAAGGTCATCTTCGCAATGATAAACCACTTGTAGTATCAATATCAACTAATGATGCTCTAAGTTTTAATTTCAAAAACATTGGAACTCTTCTTAACTCTAAAAACATATATTTTGTACCTTTTGGTCAAGATAATTGTAATGCAAAGCCTAATTCTATGATTGCACATACAGAGTTAATAATTCCAACAATAGAGCTTGCTCTTGATAATAAACAGTTACAACCTGTTATAAAAAGTCCACATCAATAG
- a CDS encoding acetyl-CoA C-acyltransferase, protein MEDVFILGGLRSHIGLKNGIFQCVQPELLGAKVLKHLIEKYEIDKIDEIICGNAVGTGGNITRLMTLTAGIESKVPAFTVDMQCASAMMSLDIAFSKIKSGQCDLIIAGGFESSSLQPMRTYHKNDRRYNINNPSYAVAQFSPDNNSENSMLEGAERVAKLYKIEKAELDYWVKESHRRAKNTREEKFLEDIIFPIDSNTYDEGIRDKMSQRLLDRIPSILGKGSITNAANACLINDGASFLILCSKKYLENTKKNPKAKVINSCTIGTEPQLSPTSAIKAMERLLDIEKLNYMDISAIEFNEAFAVIDVLFQRKYPELIDRYNIFGGALAYGHPYGASGAIIALHLLKALEKTNGKYGICSIAAAGGLGSALLIERV, encoded by the coding sequence ATGGAAGATGTTTTTATACTAGGAGGATTAAGAAGTCATATTGGTCTAAAAAATGGAATTTTTCAATGTGTTCAACCAGAATTACTAGGAGCAAAGGTTTTAAAACACCTAATTGAAAAGTATGAGATTGATAAGATTGATGAGATTATATGTGGAAATGCAGTTGGTACAGGAGGAAATATCACAAGATTAATGACTTTAACAGCGGGAATAGAAAGTAAAGTTCCTGCTTTTACTGTAGATATGCAATGTGCTTCTGCTATGATGAGCTTAGATATAGCATTTTCAAAGATTAAATCTGGGCAATGCGATTTAATTATTGCAGGAGGTTTTGAGAGTAGTTCTCTACAACCAATGCGTACATATCATAAAAACGATAGGAGGTATAATATTAATAATCCAAGCTATGCAGTTGCTCAATTTTCTCCAGATAATAATAGTGAGAATAGTATGCTTGAAGGTGCAGAAAGAGTGGCAAAGCTATATAAAATTGAGAAAGCAGAATTAGATTATTGGGTGAAAGAAAGTCATAGAAGAGCAAAAAACACAAGAGAAGAAAAATTTCTTGAAGATATTATATTTCCTATAGATAGCAATACATATGATGAAGGTATACGTGATAAAATGAGCCAAAGATTATTAGATAGGATACCTTCAATTTTAGGAAAGGGAAGTATTACAAATGCAGCAAATGCATGTCTTATTAATGATGGGGCTTCATTTCTTATTCTGTGTTCTAAAAAATATTTAGAGAATACAAAAAAGAATCCAAAGGCTAAAGTTATCAATTCTTGTACAATAGGAACAGAGCCACAATTAAGTCCAACATCTGCTATAAAAGCTATGGAGAGGCTTTTGGATATAGAAAAGCTTAACTATATGGACATATCTGCTATTGAATTTAATGAAGCATTTGCAGTTATAGATGTTTTATTTCAAAGAAAATATCCAGAATTAATTGATAGATATAATATATTTGGAGGGGCTTTAGCATATGGTCATCCATATGGTGCTTCTGGTGCAATTATTGCGTTACATCTTTTAAAAGCACTTGAAAAGACTAATGGAAAGTATGGAATTTGCTCTATAGCAGCTGCTGGAGGATTGGGTTCTGCTTTATTGATTGAAAGGGTGTAG
- a CDS encoding N-acetyltransferase, translating into MIRKSNDKDISKIMEIWEESTIKAHDFISKEYWKNNYNTVKSEYIPISDTFVYDDGEKIKGFISIIEKSFIGALFINSNYQSLGIGSKLLDYATKEYKNLNLAVYKDNKKAVVFYNKKGFNIIKEQINEDSGFKEYIMEYSK; encoded by the coding sequence ATGATAAGAAAATCAAATGATAAAGACATAAGTAAAATCATGGAAATATGGGAAGAAAGCACAATCAAAGCACATGACTTTATAAGTAAAGAATACTGGAAAAATAACTATAATACTGTCAAAAGTGAATATATACCCATATCAGATACATTTGTATATGATGATGGCGAAAAAATAAAAGGATTTATAAGCATAATAGAAAAAAGCTTTATAGGGGCCTTATTCATAAACTCAAACTATCAAAGTCTAGGAATAGGAAGTAAACTCTTAGACTATGCAACTAAAGAATATAAAAATTTAAACCTAGCAGTATACAAAGACAATAAAAAAGCAGTTGTATTTTATAATAAAAAAGGATTTAATATAATAAAAGAGCAAATAAATGAAGACTCAGGATTTAAAGAATACATAATGGAATATAGTAAATAA
- the dpsA gene encoding dipicolinate synthase subunit DpsA yields MSNQYDITVIGGDLRQVYMVKKLINKGYSVVIYGIANEIINGIAGKATSLAEALSKSSIILCPIPFTKNQFSIENTDGCLDATIDNLLINLSPNQILFGGNIPTKVYKFCEQHSIQVYDFMKMNDVAILNAVATAEGAIAEAIKRSLINMHQSNCLVLGFGRCAQILAKKLYALDANVCVGARNNDARSTANAFGYSSISLNQLDENLLKFDYIFNTIPECILTKEKLEKVSREVTIIDIASSPGGLDYSVTQNLGINANLCLGLPGKYSPKTSGEILVNAIENIINERRD; encoded by the coding sequence ATGTCAAATCAATACGATATAACTGTTATAGGCGGAGACCTGCGACAAGTGTACATGGTAAAAAAACTAATTAATAAAGGATATTCTGTAGTTATATATGGAATAGCAAATGAAATTATAAATGGAATCGCTGGAAAAGCAACTTCACTAGCTGAAGCACTATCCAAAAGTTCCATTATTTTATGTCCAATTCCATTTACAAAAAATCAATTTAGTATTGAAAATACTGATGGTTGTCTCGATGCTACTATTGATAACTTGTTAATTAACTTATCTCCTAATCAAATACTATTTGGAGGAAACATACCAACTAAAGTTTACAAATTTTGTGAGCAACACTCTATTCAGGTTTATGATTTTATGAAGATGAATGATGTTGCTATTTTAAATGCAGTTGCTACAGCTGAAGGAGCTATAGCAGAAGCGATTAAAAGAAGTCTAATCAATATGCACCAAAGTAACTGTCTAGTACTAGGCTTTGGAAGGTGTGCACAAATACTTGCTAAAAAATTATATGCTTTAGATGCAAATGTATGTGTTGGAGCAAGAAATAATGATGCAAGGAGTACGGCTAATGCATTTGGGTATTCTAGTATTTCTTTAAATCAACTTGATGAAAATCTTTTAAAGTTTGATTATATTTTTAATACCATACCAGAATGTATTTTAACAAAAGAAAAATTAGAAAAAGTATCAAGAGAAGTAACTATTATAGATATAGCTTCTTCTCCTGGTGGATTAGATTATTCTGTTACACAAAATTTAGGTATTAATGCAAATCTTTGTCTTGGGCTTCCTGGTAAATACTCACCAAAGACATCTGGTGAAATTCTTGTTAACGCTATAGAAAATATTATAAATGAAAGAAGGGATTAG
- a CDS encoding biotin transporter BioY — MKNNRVNIQDLTKMSICVALLCISSYIYIPLPFTPAGVTAQTIMINLIALILTPRQAFSTVGVYIMIGLIGIPVFGGGASGIGKLLSPTGGFYFGFLFAALIISLLKGKNNDIKRYIPITIFVGMPIIYFMGTVFMCYFNQMTVEAALFAAVVPFLIGDTIKAIIASFLGVKLNNVLKRNL, encoded by the coding sequence ATGAAAAATAATAGAGTAAATATTCAAGATTTAACTAAAATGTCAATATGTGTAGCATTATTATGTATATCATCATACATATATATACCATTACCATTTACACCAGCAGGAGTAACAGCACAAACAATAATGATAAATCTAATAGCTTTAATATTAACACCAAGACAAGCATTTAGTACAGTTGGTGTATACATAATGATAGGTTTAATTGGAATACCTGTATTTGGAGGAGGAGCATCTGGAATTGGTAAATTACTAAGTCCAACAGGTGGTTTTTATTTTGGATTCTTATTTGCAGCACTAATTATTAGCTTATTAAAAGGTAAAAATAATGATATTAAGAGATATATACCAATAACAATTTTTGTTGGTATGCCTATTATATATTTTATGGGAACAGTATTTATGTGTTACTTTAATCAAATGACGGTAGAAGCAGCACTTTTTGCAGCTGTTGTACCATTTTTAATTGGAGATACAATAAAAGCAATTATTGCATCTTTTTTAGGTGTTAAATTAAATAACGTACTAAAAAGAAATCTATGA
- a CDS encoding AMP-binding protein, whose protein sequence is MNYYELLKVKRNNYKDKDFLIIDGEKYTYDNILRDSEEIGRQISIGENIPVLIYSKNIKFQLVSFLGVNYSNNVPIICHYNLSKIVLSDILIKNNISIVISDENIDINDLSNGSCNRILKVANSSTEHYSINVYQYNNILNYLDKEICMGALSSGSTNVPKVLYRTYESWAGFFPIQNEIFHISEDSILFINGTLSFTGNLNSIMSVLYEGGSVVINSGLNCKTWINVIKQYNITNIYLIPTKLQLLVKYLSEIIVKVRSVFTGSQLLFEDTAIKIKKYMPDSEIILYYGASELNYITYLCYDELIEKPLSVGKPFPKIDVYIKDGIIFVNTKYAVYNASEPYSVNDIGYFDDDGYLIFEGRSDDVVNIGGFKVSSIKLENIVKRIPQVEDAVALPYLDTIRGSQIALFVTTIGKITKKDLLIMIRNYLIRNEIPRKIIFLDSLPYTSSEKIDRLALLEMLEV, encoded by the coding sequence ATGAATTACTATGAACTTTTAAAAGTAAAAAGAAACAACTATAAAGATAAAGATTTTTTGATTATAGATGGAGAAAAATATACTTATGACAATATATTAAGAGATAGTGAGGAGATTGGGAGACAGATTTCTATAGGTGAAAATATTCCTGTTTTAATTTATTCTAAAAATATAAAGTTCCAATTAGTAAGTTTTTTAGGTGTTAACTATTCAAATAATGTTCCTATCATTTGTCATTATAATCTTTCTAAAATAGTATTAAGTGATATTTTAATAAAGAATAATATTTCAATTGTTATATCCGATGAGAATATAGATATAAATGATTTATCTAATGGTAGTTGCAATAGAATATTAAAGGTAGCTAATTCTTCTACAGAACATTATAGTATAAATGTATATCAATATAATAATATTTTAAACTATTTAGATAAAGAGATTTGTATGGGAGCTTTATCTTCAGGCTCTACAAATGTACCAAAAGTATTATATAGAACATATGAAAGCTGGGCTGGATTTTTTCCTATACAAAATGAAATTTTCCATATTTCTGAGGACTCTATTTTATTTATCAATGGAACACTTAGTTTTACAGGAAATCTAAATTCTATAATGTCAGTACTATATGAAGGTGGTAGTGTTGTAATAAATTCAGGTTTAAATTGTAAAACATGGATAAATGTAATAAAACAATATAATATAACTAATATATATCTTATACCTACAAAGCTTCAGTTACTGGTTAAATATTTAAGTGAGATAATAGTTAAGGTTAGAAGTGTTTTTACAGGTTCTCAATTGTTGTTTGAGGATACAGCAATAAAAATAAAAAAATATATGCCAGATTCTGAAATCATTTTATATTATGGAGCAAGTGAATTAAACTACATTACATATTTGTGTTATGATGAATTGATTGAGAAACCACTAAGTGTAGGTAAACCATTTCCAAAAATAGATGTATATATTAAGGATGGAATAATTTTTGTAAATACCAAATATGCAGTATATAATGCATCAGAGCCTTATTCTGTCAATGACATTGGATATTTTGATGATGATGGATATTTGATATTTGAAGGAAGAAGTGATGATGTTGTAAACATTGGTGGATTTAAAGTCAGTTCTATCAAACTTGAAAATATAGTAAAAAGAATTCCTCAAGTTGAAGATGCAGTTGCATTACCTTATTTAGATACTATAAGGGGAAGTCAAATTGCATTATTTGTAACAACCATAGGTAAGATTACAAAAAAGGATTTATTGATTATGATTAGAAATTATTTAATTAGAAATGAAATTCCAAGAAAAATTATTTTTTTAGATTCATTACCATATACATCTTCTGAAAAGATAGATAGATTGGCACTATTAGAAATGTTAGAAGTATAA